The genomic stretch cccagcacctGCACCCCGCCCACCGCCCGCCTAGCTGCAGCACTGCTTCTTGCAACAGCACTTCTGCTGACAACAGCACTTCTGCTGGCAGCAGCCCTTCCCGCAGCCACACGAGCCGCAGCCACAcgagcggcggcagcagcagacCACGGGGACGCTGCAGCAGCCCCcgcagcagccgcagcagcagGGACAGCAGCTGGAGCAGCAGCCCACCCGGTAGCACCGGCAGGTGGTGCAGctgccgcagccgccgccgcagccgccgccgcagccgccgcagcCACCA from Panthera leo isolate Ple1 chromosome C1, P.leo_Ple1_pat1.1, whole genome shotgun sequence encodes the following:
- the LOC122226087 gene encoding small cysteine and glycine repeat-containing protein 7-like, with translation MGCCGCGSCGGCGGGCGGCGSGCGGCGGGCGGCGGGCGGGCGSCTTCRCYRVGCCSSCCPCCCGCCGGCCSVPVVCCCRRSCGCGSCGCGKGCCQQKCCCQQKCCCKKQCCS